From the genome of Rhododendron vialii isolate Sample 1 chromosome 10a, ASM3025357v1:
TAAGAAGAGTAGGAACTCTCTCCTTTCCCACCATAAACTTAAAAAACAACATTGCAGAACAGGGATAGTTAATCGATATTGATCTTATCAAAGCAACGAGCACGTCATCCTCAATTGGGAAATTTCCACTCACAATTACTTCACCCAATTCTTTCGCTTCCCAAATCCGTCCTTCAGAAATCAAAGCGAAAATAAACTCGCGGTACTCATTAACCCTCGGTGCCACCCCtaactttctcttcttcttcaacaCCACCTCCACATCAACAACACTTCCCATCAACCGAAATGCTTCCGCAACAATCCTATACGCCATGAAATCAGGTTTACAGTCCCTATTCCTCAGTTCATCCATTACCCATAAAGCATCCGCCACCCTTGACTCCAAACAAAGGCcatgaataatcaaaaccgCTATTATCGACCCATTAACCCCCGAAACACCTTTCCTAACCTCATCTAACAAACTTAAAGTCTCGCATACTTCAACATTTCTACAAAACCTCCACACGTAAACACCAAACCCAACCGTACTCATACTAACACCTCTTACAACCATTACATCAAACACCTTGCGTGCATCACCCATATACCCATCGGAAGACAGAACGGCCAGAAGCGAATTACAAACACCAGACCCTAAACCATAACTAACCTCGTAACTGACCTCATTGAAAATCGTAAGCGCATCACGTGTCCTTTTCCCTCTTATTAATGAAGCGATAATGGAGGAATACACGGAAGGATCGATACCAATCTTTTGAGCTCTGACTTGGTTCAAGAGCTTGTCGATGGCGTTGAAATGGCGGCGGGAGATAGAGAGGGACTTGAGAATGGATTGGTAGGTAGTAGAGGTGTGGGAAAAGCCTGGTTGTTGAGAGGCCCAGTCGAAGAAGCCGAGAGCGAGAGCGTGGTGGTTGAGGAGGAAGGGGTCGATGACTCGGGCGACGAGTGAGGGTGTTAGTGAATCGCGGCAACCGAGTCGGTGGAGGGTTTGCTCGAGCGAAGGAGTCCATTTGCGGGGTGCGAGTGAGCGTTTTGATGCGGAGATGAGAGCTTGGCTTATCTGATTGGCAAAATGTATCATCGGAGAGGTCATcggcttagagagagagagagagaagagcagTTTTATCTCCCGCCATCTTACTATAGGGCCAGTCCAGTTTATATGAACAAGTCAGGAGTCGCTTACTTTCAAAACAAAGTTAGGCATTGCTCCAAGTGGTTTGGGTGGTCCGAGTCGTTCGCTTGACGCCACTCTTAACTTTACCATCTTCTGTGTTCTAGTACCATTTTTTGAGTGGGCGCCGCGGTAGTTGCTATAATACTCTTTTACACCGATACTATATCATATTCTCTTGAAAAGGGTTATCAGAAAAGACTGCTAAATCTTGGACTGACCTTAAGGTTATAGTACCCTAGGGGCCTGCTTGGATGCAGGATTCGGCCCTGGGATTGTTTAATACCCCTCTCTTATACCTGGGCCCACCTCTTAGGCGTGGTTTGGGAAGCCAAAATCAGGGGTCTTCCTTTATCCCTTTTCCTTCGTTAAGACCGGAGAAGAGGGCAAAGGCCGGTATTATCTTCGGCCAGGGTCTGAGGTATCCATAAATTATCCCCCCTAATCCCCTGGAAATTGGACGATTTTAAACCCTCCTTATCCCCATTTTCCCAACCCCCAATCTGCTGGGTTTTGTTTTCTGGAGCGAACAAAAaataggaagaagaagaagaagaagaaaagcaagaACAGATCGGAAAGAGGAGGGATCGAACCAGTGATCGTAGCTGCTGTTGCTACTGTTGTGTCGTAGCTGTTGttgctactgctgctgctgctgcttcttattcttcttcctcctcttcttctgccgttctctctctctctctctctcggcaattgCAGAGCAGATGAGAACGAGGttaaaagacaaagaaaattaTTATGTGCATGTGTGCCATGTGTGTTCATATGTTCCAACCTTATCATTCCACACTTAAAACACTTTAATAAAATTCggtttaagaaaaaaacataaaaattccGTTTAATTAAACATTGTAATAAAATATAACATTAACTTAGTAAAACACTTAAAAAACGGAatcttaaaattttaattattttatataattatattaattaactaatttataattattatttgtgaataaaaaattaattaaagttGAATTTCGtaattatatatttaatctaACGACTTAACACTGTacaagggcaaaatagtcaaTTGACAATTTTGTACATCATTAacccttccttcttcttttttgaagcAACTcacattcaattcatttcataacaaagtcCGAAGTCAatacagatttcatcaaaaGCTACAAGAATGAGTCAAAACTACCCAGACTTCGACACAGGCACCCCTGTAGAAACAAGACTGGCGAAATCGCCAGATGAGAACCAATCTAGGTCTAGATAGTAGAGAATCCCAAAATGGACCGGACCCCAACTCATACCCGAGAAGCGCAAATGAAATCTGGACGGCAAGAGCCGTTCACCGGAGCAGAAGTTGATCACCACAAACAAAATCGTTCACCGTAGCAGACCCCTCCACCGAAAAAC
Proteins encoded in this window:
- the LOC131303233 gene encoding pentatricopeptide repeat-containing protein At5g14080 codes for the protein MTSPMIHFANQISQALISASKRSLAPRKWTPSLEQTLHRLGCRDSLTPSLVARVIDPFLLNHHALALGFFDWASQQPGFSHTSTTYQSILKSLSISRRHFNAIDKLLNQVRAQKIGIDPSVYSSIIASLIRGKRTRDALTIFNEVSYEVSYGLGSGVCNSLLAVLSSDGYMGDARKVFDVMVVRGVSMSTVGFGVYVWRFCRNVEVCETLSLLDEVRKGVSGVNGSIIAVLIIHGLCLESRVADALWVMDELRNRDCKPDFMAYRIVAEAFRLMGSVVDVEVVLKKKRKLGVAPRVNEYREFIFALISEGRIWEAKELGEVIVSGNFPIEDDVLVALIRSISINYPCSAMLFFKFMVGKERVPTLLTLSNLSRNLFRHDKIDELLEVFQILSTKEYFSDMASYNVRVSFLCKAGRVKEAYEVLQEMKKKGLCPDVSFYNYLMEACCREDLLRPAKRLWDEMFASGCGGNLKTYNILISKFSKTGQAEEAHRLFCHMLEKGLVPNAMTYTFLLEGLCKEKRVKDALEVFDKSVKQDAMLAQNLLTTFVLYLCKEGHFHAASRLLCGIISDVGQSDSHVILLKCLLEAAEIPVAIEHITSVGKNSASMLPAICNKLVASVSSLSKAKPLLQLLQSMQERCPNSERLN